CGCCTGCAATACCGATTCCGGGGAATTTCCACCAGAAGGTATCCAACGCTGTAAGCAATCCGCGCTGGTTACACACGGGTCAGTCAGGGTGTGCAGAAAATCAACTAAGTACTGCACATCCTCTTCCTGATACGCTTGCCCCGCCATATCGGCATTGCCGCTCAACATTTCCCGCAAATTCACTGCCACCTGTTCGGTAGGAATATTAGGCTGCTTTAATTGCCCGCTGTCATAATGCAGCGCGGCTTGAAACGGGTTCAACATATGCCGCACCATCGCCTCAAGGCTGGTATACGCGCCATTATGCCCCCACGGCCCCGTCATGGCGACATTCAGCAAACTCGGCGTGCGAAACCGGAACTTATCATCCGGGTGTTGTGTTACTAACCAGCGTCCATAATCCTGTTGCACCGCCGTAACGGTATTGCTGCCCTTGCCCGGCCCTATCTGGGGCATTAATACATTGCGGAATTGTTCATCCGTAAAAAAATCACCTTTATGGCAGCTTGCACAAGCATAGCCGCCTGCCTCACGTTCCCGGAAAAACAATAAGGCACCGCGTTTCGCCGGTTCGCTGATGGCTGCCACATCACCTTGCACATAATGTTTCCAAGGATTATTCACAAATACTTGGGAACGTTGATATTCCCCCAATGCCGCAGCAATCGTTTGCTCAGTAATCAACTCGGTTGCCGGTGCGTGCGGTTGTTGGTAAGCCTGACGAAATGCATCAAGCCAATAATCCGTTTCCGCAGCAGGCAACCGCGCCTCACCACTGACCCCATAAGCTCCCAAACGCTCGGCTAAACGTTCACGGCATGATTGCGATGTACCACCGGCATCGAATAGTTCTCCGCGCATTTCATGATTGGATGTCACCGGAAAACGTGCCTGAGCATGAACTAAATTACCTCCGGCTAAGGGATCTGGCTGCAAATAAGCCACATCGGGGGTCGTAATCCCTACCTCAAGTTGCGCGATACGCCCATCATGAAACATAAACTGCCGCCACAAACCGATATTAAACGTCGTCGGCGCATTACGTGGCACACTAGGACGAAGCTTACCCTGTAACAAACGTTTGTGACCCAATACATTCGGGTCAGCAGCGTCCACCCCAATCGACAACGACAAACTATCACCACCACCCAATAAGGGATGATGACAACTCGCACAAGCCACATTCCGATTACCGGACAGTGCTTTACTAAAAAATAGTTGCATCCCTAATTGGGCTAACGGTGATTCAATCGCGGGCAAGATTCGCCCCTGTAGCACATCCCCCGTCAGTCCATGCTGTTGAATCAGCGTATTCAGCATGGCATCCCTTTCAGAGCGCAATACTTTGTCAGTACTATTGTCGGGCTTATGAATAGTGCTCGTCACCGCCTCATCCTGACAGCCTGCCAATAATAACAATACACACGTAACGGCAATAATATTTGACGACATAGTAAGAAAGACACTAATGGCAATGAAGCCATTCATTATTACATTGTCATAGATCAAGTCGGGAGGATGTTTGTCTGCCAAACCCTACCTTTTGGTGTATTCTGTCTGCGGTATTATGTGTTTAGAATCTGTTTTGTAATAAAAAGCATTAAATACACGCTAAATTAATGGAGTTCCACAATGTCTAAACTAGTAGGCGTATTTATTCTCGGGATACTGGTCGGTTGGTTAATCGAATGGATTTTTGTCCGGCTGTTTGTACCTAATCCCAAGAAAAAAGTTGAAGCCGCCCTGAAAGCCAGCCGCAAAGAAAATGACACACTGCAACAGCAAAACCGCGCCTTGCAAGCGGAGCTAACGGCAGTAAAAATGAAGCAAGAAACCGTCGTAACCACTGAACCTGTCGTTACACCTGCGCCAGAAACCGCAACTACCGACATCACAACACCAGCAGTGGAAACAACCGTTACTGAAGTAGCGACAGCGGTTACTGAGAGTGCAAATAACGATGATTTAACCAAGCTCAGTGGTATTGGCCCAAAACTAGCCGAAGCCATGCAAGCCAATGGCATCCAAAGTTACGCACAATTAGCCATATTGAGCACGGATGATTTGAATGAAAAACTGGCATCCAGCGGTATTCGCTATAGCAAAGCAATCGCAGAAAGCTGGGCTAAGCAAGCAACATTTGCAGCCGCCAGTGATTGGAGTGGATTAAAAACGTATCAACAAACGTTAAAAAGTTAACGATAATATCCGGGGCGGTTCATGCATAACCGCCCCTTCTAACCACGCTTACTGCCAAATTAGAGTAAGTTATGGCGCTTCAGCTTAGTACGCAGAGTAGCACGGTTAATACCCATGCACTGCGCTGCCTTAGACTGGTTGTTATGCGTATAACGCATCATGATTTCCAGCATAGGGCGCTCAACTTCATCCAACACCAAACGATAAATGTTTGACGCTTCATGATCACCCAGCGTATCCAGATAATCTTGTAAAGTACGAGCAACCGTTTCAGACAAAGAAGCGTCCAGACCGGCACGAGAAGATGTATTCGTCATATTGATGCAACCTTTTTAGTATTTGTCGGTACGATTCTACACAATGTTTCATTAACCGTAGCCAACTGCTTTTCAGAAGTCGTGATCGCCAAATTCCCTTTAATAACTTGTATCGGAGGTGATTCGATCCAGATACCACCCGAATGCTTCCGTGCAATACGGACATTTGTATCCGCTCCATATAAGTCGTGCATAGCCCCAATGTGATCCAAAACGACTCGACACCTTCCATAGACCTCTGGTTGTGCAAAAAGTTTTCTTAGATTTAGAAAAATTTTGCACTTCCCAGCACATCTTTGGTTAACCCCAAGTCACTCGACCAATTACCGGCTATCGGCATGTGTGCAACCTAGAATGGTTTTTTATACATAAACCATCTAAGTAAACGCATATCCTGAATAAAAGAGTACCACAGAGTGAAATCTATCCAATAGTTTGAGTAGATAAGCGGTAGTTTATCACAGAAAGACGGGAAAGATTTAGACTCAGAAAATGTACTGACACGTCAGTGCGCAGATTAAAACATAACCACATCAAACCGCCATTCCTCAAGCATCCGCTGGGGCAGGAATAGCCGTTTTTGCCAGCTTCCCCCCGGTACGCAAAATATTCTCCACCTCCCGGAAACACTCTGCCTTGCCCCCCTCAAGCACCAACACATCATCGGCTTGCAAAGAAATATCAGCGGAAGGCTCTTCACCACGAATATCACCACGCCGCAATGCCTTAATGCATACCGCAAAACGTTCCAACTCCAGCGCTGCAATCCGTTTACCCGTAGCATAATCCCCCTCCCGCAACCTAACGGTGTGCAAAAATGCCTCGGTTTTCTTGCCCACTTGCAAGGTGTTATCGCGCTCACCATGATAATAACTGTGCAAGGCACGGTAACTGTCACGGCGTATTTTTTCCGTCATCTGAAACACTTCATCGGGGCTGAAACCGAGTTGTTCCACAATACGTTGGGTAATCATCAGGGTGGCTTCCAAGGTTTCCGGTAACACACTGGTTGCGCCCAAACGTATCAAGGTTTGCAGGTGACGTTCATCACGGGTACGCACCAATACCGGAATATCAGCGTGCTTAAGACGTACTGCCTCAATAATGCGTTTGGCGACCTCGACCTCTATCACCGTAATCACCACCATACGGGCGCGTTCCAAACCCGCCGCCATCAAAATTTCTGGGCGGGTTGCATCAGCATAATGTACCGGATCGCCTGCCTCCCACGTCCTTCCCACAATGCCGGGGTCAAGATCAAGCGCAATATACGGCACACCTTGTTCCTGTAAAAAGCGTGCAATATTCTGCCCCATCCGTCGGTAGCCGCAGAGAATAACATGATTTTCCACTTCATTGACGGCGGTACTGACTTCTTCTGCCTCTTTAAAACGCTGGTGCGTATAAGTATCCGCCAACAGAACATTCGTAATTTTTTCGTTATAACGAATCAGAAACGGCGAAATCGCCATACTGATCACAATCGCAGCCAAGGTCGTTTGCGCTTCACTCGGCGACATCACCTCATTGCTTAACGCCAACGCCAGCAAGGCAAACCCAAACTCGCCCCCTTGCGCCAACACCAGCCCCGTGCGCAACGAAGTCGCATTATTTTTCACAAAAAACCGGGTTAGCACCGCAATCAGCAAGCCTTTGCCCACAATCAAGCCTAATACCAGCAGCAATACCGGCAACCACAATGAAGGCAGGATGGCGAGATCCAACTTCGTCCCCACCGTGATGAAAAAGATACCCATCAAAATATCGCGGAAAGGTCGTATTTCACTTTCGATCTGGTGCTTGTACTCGGTTTCACTCAGCAACATCCCGGCTAAAAACGCCCCCAGAGCCAATGACAAATTCATGGATTGCGTCAACCAAGCCGCAGTCAGTGCCACCAACAGTACAGTGATATTAAACAACTCGACCGATTCGGTGCGCGAAACATATTGAAACAATGGGCGCAAGGTATAACGCCCAATCAGTAACATGCCAAAAAACAATACCCCGCCCATGATCACGTAAAATAGTAATTGGAGCGTATTTATCTCCAACTCAGCACCACCAGCCACCAGTGGAATCATGACCAAAAAGGGAACGACTGCGATGTCTTGAAACAATAAAATCCCTAAGGCTGACTGCCCGTGCGGCGCTCGCATTTCCGCCTGATCCGTCAATTGCTTAACCACAATTGCTGTCGACGACATCGCCATCGCGCCACCAGCCACCAAAGCACTTTGCCAAGACACGCCAAAGTAGGACAAAATCATCACGCCTGACAAGGTAGAAATCAATACCTGTAAACCGCCCAAACCTATGATCGTGGTGCGCATCGCCATGAATTGTTTCAGTGAAAATTCCAGCCCAATCGCGAACAGCAGGAAAACCACTCCCACCTCGCCCATGAACTCAAGACTTTCATTTTCTGGAATAAATGCCAGACCATTCTCCCCCATTACAATGCCTACCAATAGGTAGCCAAGAATCGGCGGCAAATGTAAAGTACGGAATGCAGCCACTGCACCAACGGACACTACCAGCAATAATAAGATGCTTTCTAAGAGCCCTTTCCCGTGTTGTAATACTTCGTGCTCAGCCAAGGAATCCCCTACAATTTCATCATTAAAAGTTGTTAAATCGTTTTGTTAAGTATACGGGTTTCTGACCGTATACACACGGTATCGGTTCAGTTCTTATCCAAGTTCAAGTGCAATCATTCATGAAAAAAATCGCAAACAGGTCGTCATTAATAAGCTATTTATGGGTAGCCCCCATCACTGTTTGGTGTTTACCGTTAGCGTTATTAGCAAAATGGACTGGCGGTGGTTACGCCCTACACACGGGTGTCTTAGAAATTTGGGGCGGCTGGGTTGGGCGTTGGTTAGTGCGTGGTATTCCCTTTCTCGGTGCGGTAAATGCTATTACTGTCGGGCATTGCGTTGCTGGTGTTTCCCCCCGACACTTGCACAGCAGTCGGGTGCATGAACGGGTGCATGTAGAACAATTCGAGCGCTGGGGCTGCTTATTCCCCTTCGTGTATTTTATCGCCGGGGTACGGGCGCAACAACGCGGCGGCAGCTTCTATTGGGATAACCCTTACGAAATCGAAGCCCGCGCCAGAGCCGCAGCAACAAGGGACTGTTAGAACATGGATATTATTTTTCGTGAATATGGCGCAATCATCCGCCAGAAATGGGGCTGGTTTGTCGTCGTTATGATCGGCATTACCGGCGGCGCGGGGCTGGAGCTGTTAGTACCGCTGTATTACAAAGAAATTGCCAATGGCTTGTCCAAAACCTTCACGGCGGATACGCATCACATACTGCTGCAAAATCTGACCTACATTGCCATGACTTACGGCGTCATTTGGCTGAGTTGGCGGGCGCTGGAACTGGGCATGATCATGTTCCAAAGCTGGGGCTTAAACAAACTCGATAAACGCTGTTTTGACGTGCTGGTAAAACAACGCGCCCACTTTTTCGAGAACAATTTTGCGGGCAGCTTGGTCAAGCAAGCCAACCGTTTCATCAAAGCGTTTGAAACCATTATCGACTGGATGATTTTTCAGTTTTACGGCAATGTGCTGCAAATCACCCTCGCCTTCATTATTTTTTACCAGCAACAACCCACGTTTGCGCTGTATTTTCTGATATGGGTTGCCATCTTTTTGGGCTGGAGCGGTGGCTTTCTGGTGTGGAAATTGAAATTCGACCTGCGCGTCGCGGCGATGGATTCCAAACTCGGCGGAGCGTATGCCGATGGTATTAGCAATATTGCCATTGTCAAAAGCTTTGCACTGGAACAACACGAACGTGCCAATATCGGCGCACTGGCAGATGAATCTTACCGCGTCCGCAATGTCGCTTGGCTGTTAACATTCGTCTCGTTTGCCGTGCAAAGTATGCTGGTTTTCGGCATCGAATTGCTGCTGATTTATTGGATGATCGGCGAATGGCAAAACGGTGCATTCGAGATCGGTGAATTTGTGTTGTTCCAAACTGTACTGCTCATCCTGATCAAACACTTGTGGGATTTTGGGATGAATTTCCGGCGCTTTTTCAGCGTATTGGCGGATGCGCGTGAAATGGCAGACGTTTTTCGGCAAACAGATTTGGAAGATGATCACGCGGATATGCCAACCCACACCATTACGCAAGGTGACATTCGCTTTGAGCAACTGGGGTTTGCGTATGGCAAAGCGGATAAGCAAGTCGGCTTGTTTCATGATTTCAACCTGCACATCCAACCCGGTGAAAAAGTGGCATTGGTGGGGCATTCTGGCTCAGGCAAAACCTCGCTGACCAAATTGTTATTCCGCTTTGTCGACCCGCAGCAGGGCAGAATTTTGTTCGATGACCTGGATGCTACGGAGTTTTCATTGGCTTCATTACGCTCACAAATTTCGCTGGTTCCGCAGCAACCGGATCTGTTTCACCGCAGTATCCGCGACAATATTGCGCTGGGCAAAGACATCCCCGATGAGGCGTTGCGTGAAGTTGCCCGCAAAGCCCGTGCCTTGGATTTCATCGACAAACTGCCGCAAGGCTTTGACACGCTGGTGGGCGAACGTGGCGTGAAACTGTCCGGCGGTGAAAAGCAACGCATCGCGATTGCCCGCGCTTTTCTGGAAGATGCGCCGATTGTGGTGCTGGATGAAGCCACCAGTGCTTTGGATTCACTCACCGAACAGCAAATCCAAGTCGCTATTTTCGAGCTGATCGAGCGAAAAACCGCGATTGTGATTGCGCACAGACTAGCAACCATTCTGCGCATGGACAGAATCATTGTGTTGGAAAATGGCGAGATTATCGAACAAGGCACGCACAGTGAATTGCTGGCATTGCGCGGCAAATACCACGAAATGTGGCAACACCAAAGTGGAGAGTTCCTGTAACGCAAAAAGGCTGACGTTAAGTCAGCCTTTTTAAATGATATGGCGCATCCGGAAGGATTCGAACCTCCGACCACCTGGTTCGTAGCCAGGTACTCTATCCAACTGAGCTACGGATGCGCTGGAAGAGGTGCGCATTATGCTAACTTGTTCAGAGTCGGTCAAGCAAAATTTCAAAAAATTTTACTTGTCTGACATCTTTTATTGCCGGAAGCGTGAAGTTGCCCTGATATACTCATCAATGTCCGTAACACCAGAGGTTTGTCATGCACGCGATAAACAATATGCCAGCAACACCCGCGCACTTGCCCTTTTTACAGGCAATCTGCTGGCAAAGAGACGACGTGACCAGCCTCGATGCAGATGAAATGCTCGACCTGTATGAGCGCGGCTGGAATTACCGGGGTGTGCTGGCTGATTTGGAAGGTGAGGAATTGGCTTTTTTAAAAGCGTTGGCAAGCGCCAAACACTCATGGCTGCTTAACGATGTTTGAACTCGATCACCATCGCAAAATCCTGACCATACTCAACGCGCTGGATAGTGATTTCTTCCGCGCAATCAATGCCTGTTTCGGCGGCGGCACACTGCTTGCCCTGCTATACGGCGAATACCGGTGGAGTAAAGACATCGACTTCATCTGCCCCGTGGGGGAAGGCTACCGAAAACTACGTTCTGACCTTGCCGACCGTGGTTATGATGCGCTGTTCAAAGATACTTCCAGCATAAACCTGCCAAGAGAATTCAAAGCAGATCAGTACGGTGTACGTTTTGCCGTTCAAGTCCAAGCAACGTTAATCAAATTTGAGATTGTCGCTGAAGGTCGAATCAAGCTGGAAACACCTGCACACTATGACTGGTGTTCGGTTCCCTGTCTGAGTTTTGCTGACAGTTGCACTGAAAAATTGTTGTCCAACGCTGATCGTTGGCCTGATACCGCCGTGAAATCACGCGACCTGATTGACCTTGCCATGCTGCGTTTGCAGGCAACGATTCCTCTGGCAGCCATTGAAAAAGCGGAAGATGCTTACCCTGTCATCCTTCCGTTAATCAAGGCATTGACGCATTTTCAGGGTAGCGCCAACTACCGGCGGGAATGTTTTGCAGCCTTGCAGGTAAAGAACCAAGGGAAAATTATGGATGGGATAGATCTGCTGGCGGCTGATCAGGGAATGGCAAGGACAGAGAGAACCATTACAGAAAGCCTTTAAACATTTACCCACAAACTCACGCCCCCAGCCGATTACTGCTAAACTCTCCTGCTTAATCCAGCAGCCCCGACGAGCCATGAGCAAAGAACAGCAACACACTCCCATGATGCAACAATACTTCCGAATCAAAGCGGAGTACCCCGACATCCTCCTGTTTTACCGCATGGGGGATTTCTACGAACTGTTCATGGACGACGCCAAAAAAGCCTCCGCGTTGCTCGACATCACCCTCACCGCACGCGGCGCAACAGCGGGCGAACCGATTCCAATGGCAGGCGTTCCCTACCATGCCGTAGAACAATACCTCGCCAAACTCCTCAAAGTCGGCGAATCCGTCGCCATTTGCGAACAAATCGGCGACCCCGCCAAATCCAAAGGCCCAGTCGAACGCAAAATCACCCGCCTGCTCACCCCCGGCACTGTCACCGACGACTACCTCCTCGACGACCGCCGCGACAACCTCCTCGTCGCCATCCACCGCTCTTCACTCCCTGCCCCCCTTGCGGGGGAAGGGCCGGGGAAGGGGGGGTCTTACGGCATCGCCGCCATCGACCTAAGCACCGGACGCTTCACCGTCCAACAAGCCGATTCCGACACCACCCTGCACAACGAAATTGAACGCCTGCAACCCGCTGAAATCCTACACGACGAAGACTGGAAACCCGCCTTCGCCCGCAACCGCATTTCCACCCCGCGTCCGCAATGGCACTTCGACCTCGACACCGCCAAACGCCTGCTCCTACGCCAATTTGGGGTACACGATCTCGACGGCTTCGGCTGCAACCACTTGCCGCTCGCGATTGCCGCAGCGGGCGCATTGCTCAATTACGTGCAAGAAACCCAGCGCACCGCCCTGCCCCATATCAACAGCCTGACGGTGGAACTCAGCGACGAAGGCATCATTCTCGACGCTGCCAGCCGCCGCAATCTGGAACTCGAATACAGCATCAGCGGTGAACACAAAAACACCCTGATTTCCGTGATCGACAAAACCGCCACCAGCATGGGCAGCCGCCTACTCCGCCGCTGGCTCAACAAACCGCTGCGTGACCGTTTCATTCTGCGCAACCGTCACCAAGCCGTCGGCGCATTGCTCGACCAATACCGCTACGAAACTTTGCTGGAAACCTTGCGCGGCATCGGCGACATCGAACGCATTGCCAGCCGCATCGCCCTCGGCTCGGCGCGTCCGCGTGACCTGTCCACCCTGCGTAGCTCCTTGCACGTATTGCCGCGCATTCACGGTTTGATCGGCACCATCGACAACCCGCACATCCAGCAATTACACAACAACATCGACTTGCACGAATCACTGCGCCACCTGCTGGATTCCGCCATCATCGACAACCCGCCCGTGGTCATCCGCGACGGCGGCGTAGTCGCCCCCGGTTTCGATGCCGAACTCGACGAATTACGCAATTTGAGCGAAAACGCCGACCAATACCTACTGGATCTCGAAGCCCGCGAAAAAGTCCGCACCGGCATCAACAACCTCAAGGTCGCCTACAACCGCATTCACGGCTACTACGTCGAAATCCCGCAAAGCCAGTTGAGCCGGATTCCCGCCGACTATATCCGCCGCCAAACGCTTAAAGGCGTGGAACGCTTCATTCTACCCGAACTGAAAAAGTTTGAAGACAAGGTACTCTCCGCCCGCGAACGCGCCCTTGCCCGCGAGAAAGCCATTTACGAAAACCTGTTACGCGACTTACTGGAACACTTAAACCCCATCCGCAATACCGCACAAGCCATCGCCGAACTCGATGTATTGAGCAATTTCGCCGAACGCGCCAACACCCTAAATTACAACTGCCCCGCGCTGGTGGATGGTGCTGGCATTCAAATCGAAGGCGGACGGCATCCAGTCGTAGAACGCACCCTCGACAACCCCTTCGTGCCAAACGATCTATACATGGATTCACGCCGCCGCATGTTAATGGTCACAGGCCCCAATATGGGCGGAAAATCCACCTACATGCGCCAAGTCGCGCTGATCGTGTTGCTGGCACATATCGGCAGCTACGTCCCCGCGCAAACCGCCCGCCTCGGCAATATTGACCGTATTTTCACCCGCATCGGCGCACACGATGACTTAAGCACCGGGCGTTCCACCTTCATGGTGGAAATGACCGAAGCCGCCAATATTCTCAACAATGCCACCGCCCACAGTTTGGTATTAATGGACGAAATCGGGCGCGGAACCAGCACCTTCGACGGCTTATCACTGGCATGGGCAATCGCCGAATTCCTCGCCCGCGACCGCAAAGCATTCACCCTATTTGCCACCCACTATTTCGAGCTAACCTCCCTCGCCGAACAAATCAGCACCATTGCGAACGTGCATATCGACGCAGTAGAACATGGCGACAAAATCGTATTTTTACACGCGGTGAAAGAAGGCCCAGCCAACCAAAGCTATGGCTTGCAAGTCGCACAATTGGCAGGCGTACCCAAAGGTGTGATTGCACAAGCAAAAAAGAAATTGGTATCGTTGGAAAAGCACAGCCAGCAAGCCCCACAACCGGGACAAACCCTGCCCCTGATGTTTGACACACCCACTGAACCCAAAGATGAAATCGCCGAAAAAGTGAAAGCGGCACTCGCCGCCGTAGACCCGGATGAACTCACCCCACGCCAAGCGCTAGACGAGTTGTATCGGTTGAGGAAATTACTGAAATAACTCCCTTCACCCCTTGCGGGGGAAGGGTTGGGGATGGGGGAATTTTTCCCCCTTACTTCGCCGCTGCCGCTTTCGCGTCATCCAGCATTTTGGCTAACTGATCCGCCGGGCGATACCCTGGAATCATCGTGCCATCCAATGTCAGCAACGCGGGTGTGCCATTCACACCCAACTTTTGACCCAGTTCAAACTGCTCACCGACAGGGTTAGTGCATTCTTTATCGGGTAACACTTTGCCGTCATTTTTCACCTGATCCATCGCGGCTGGCTTATCATCCGCACACCAAATATTTGCCATCTTTTTGTAAGCCGGTGAACCCACGCCTGCACGCGGATACGCCAAATAGCGCACGGTCACGCCTTTTTCATTCAGTGCTGGAACTTCTTTATGCAATTTCACACAAAATGGGCAGTCAACGTCAGTGAACGCATACAACACGTGCTTTTCTTCGCCCTTGGCTTTGAACTCAATGCTTTTGCCCGCGTCGATAGTTTTAACAATAGCCACCCGATCAGCCGCACGCGAGGCTTCGGTCAGGCTGGATTTGTTTTGTGCATCAATCAAATCGCCAACAAATACGTAACGCGCATCGCCACTCACGTAAATAATTTCGCCGCCAAATTTGGCTTCAAACATGCCCGCTACGGGAGTCGCCTTTAACGAGTCAGGGGCGCTGCCACCAAACATCGGTTTCATTTTGTCGCCCAGATCCGCAGGCACATCGTCAGCCATTGCCCCGGTCGTTGCGAGCGCAACACTGATCAGTGCGCCCAGAATCATTTTTTTGTACATGGTTTCTCTATTCCTGAATGAAAATTTTACCGTAAAAATGCTTATTCTTTAATCATATAGTGGATAATACCTTATCATGGCTGACTGTAGCGTGTATACGATTCCCCACATTACAGTCCCTTAACCACGCGGGTGATGCTGGCGATGCAAATCCTGTAACCGCGCCTGTGCGACGTGCGTGTAAATTTGCGTGGTGGAAAGGTCGCTATGCCCCAGCAACATTTGTACCACGCGCAAATCCGCCCCATGATTCAACAAATGGGTCGCAAAGGCAT
The window above is part of the Thiothrix winogradskyi genome. Proteins encoded here:
- a CDS encoding ABC transporter ATP-binding protein, with product MDIIFREYGAIIRQKWGWFVVVMIGITGGAGLELLVPLYYKEIANGLSKTFTADTHHILLQNLTYIAMTYGVIWLSWRALELGMIMFQSWGLNKLDKRCFDVLVKQRAHFFENNFAGSLVKQANRFIKAFETIIDWMIFQFYGNVLQITLAFIIFYQQQPTFALYFLIWVAIFLGWSGGFLVWKLKFDLRVAAMDSKLGGAYADGISNIAIVKSFALEQHERANIGALADESYRVRNVAWLLTFVSFAVQSMLVFGIELLLIYWMIGEWQNGAFEIGEFVLFQTVLLILIKHLWDFGMNFRRFFSVLADAREMADVFRQTDLEDDHADMPTHTITQGDIRFEQLGFAYGKADKQVGLFHDFNLHIQPGEKVALVGHSGSGKTSLTKLLFRFVDPQQGRILFDDLDATEFSLASLRSQISLVPQQPDLFHRSIRDNIALGKDIPDEALREVARKARALDFIDKLPQGFDTLVGERGVKLSGGEKQRIAIARAFLEDAPIVVLDEATSALDSLTEQQIQVAIFELIERKTAIVIAHRLATILRMDRIIVLENGEIIEQGTHSELLALRGKYHEMWQHQSGEFL
- a CDS encoding cation:proton antiporter — its product is MSVGAVAAFRTLHLPPILGYLLVGIVMGENGLAFIPENESLEFMGEVGVVFLLFAIGLEFSLKQFMAMRTTIIGLGGLQVLISTLSGVMILSYFGVSWQSALVAGGAMAMSSTAIVVKQLTDQAEMRAPHGQSALGILLFQDIAVVPFLVMIPLVAGGAELEINTLQLLFYVIMGGVLFFGMLLIGRYTLRPLFQYVSRTESVELFNITVLLVALTAAWLTQSMNLSLALGAFLAGMLLSETEYKHQIESEIRPFRDILMGIFFITVGTKLDLAILPSLWLPVLLLVLGLIVGKGLLIAVLTRFFVKNNATSLRTGLVLAQGGEFGFALLALALSNEVMSPSEAQTTLAAIVISMAISPFLIRYNEKITNVLLADTYTHQRFKEAEEVSTAVNEVENHVILCGYRRMGQNIARFLQEQGVPYIALDLDPGIVGRTWEAGDPVHYADATRPEILMAAGLERARMVVITVIEVEVAKRIIEAVRLKHADIPVLVRTRDERHLQTLIRLGATSVLPETLEATLMITQRIVEQLGFSPDEVFQMTEKIRRDSYRALHSYYHGERDNTLQVGKKTEAFLHTVRLREGDYATGKRIAALELERFAVCIKALRRGDIRGEEPSADISLQADDVLVLEGGKAECFREVENILRTGGKLAKTAIPAPADA
- the mutS gene encoding DNA mismatch repair protein MutS — protein: MSKEQQHTPMMQQYFRIKAEYPDILLFYRMGDFYELFMDDAKKASALLDITLTARGATAGEPIPMAGVPYHAVEQYLAKLLKVGESVAICEQIGDPAKSKGPVERKITRLLTPGTVTDDYLLDDRRDNLLVAIHRSSLPAPLAGEGPGKGGSYGIAAIDLSTGRFTVQQADSDTTLHNEIERLQPAEILHDEDWKPAFARNRISTPRPQWHFDLDTAKRLLLRQFGVHDLDGFGCNHLPLAIAAAGALLNYVQETQRTALPHINSLTVELSDEGIILDAASRRNLELEYSISGEHKNTLISVIDKTATSMGSRLLRRWLNKPLRDRFILRNRHQAVGALLDQYRYETLLETLRGIGDIERIASRIALGSARPRDLSTLRSSLHVLPRIHGLIGTIDNPHIQQLHNNIDLHESLRHLLDSAIIDNPPVVIRDGGVVAPGFDAELDELRNLSENADQYLLDLEAREKVRTGINNLKVAYNRIHGYYVEIPQSQLSRIPADYIRRQTLKGVERFILPELKKFEDKVLSARERALAREKAIYENLLRDLLEHLNPIRNTAQAIAELDVLSNFAERANTLNYNCPALVDGAGIQIEGGRHPVVERTLDNPFVPNDLYMDSRRRMLMVTGPNMGGKSTYMRQVALIVLLAHIGSYVPAQTARLGNIDRIFTRIGAHDDLSTGRSTFMVEMTEAANILNNATAHSLVLMDEIGRGTSTFDGLSLAWAIAEFLARDRKAFTLFATHYFELTSLAEQISTIANVHIDAVEHGDKIVFLHAVKEGPANQSYGLQVAQLAGVPKGVIAQAKKKLVSLEKHSQQAPQPGQTLPLMFDTPTEPKDEIAEKVKAALAAVDPDELTPRQALDELYRLRKLLK
- a CDS encoding helix-hairpin-helix domain-containing protein; this translates as MSKLVGVFILGILVGWLIEWIFVRLFVPNPKKKVEAALKASRKENDTLQQQNRALQAELTAVKMKQETVVTTEPVVTPAPETATTDITTPAVETTVTEVATAVTESANNDDLTKLSGIGPKLAEAMQANGIQSYAQLAILSTDDLNEKLASSGIRYSKAIAESWAKQATFAAASDWSGLKTYQQTLKS
- a CDS encoding cytochrome-c peroxidase; its protein translation is MSSNIIAVTCVLLLLAGCQDEAVTSTIHKPDNSTDKVLRSERDAMLNTLIQQHGLTGDVLQGRILPAIESPLAQLGMQLFFSKALSGNRNVACASCHHPLLGGGDSLSLSIGVDAADPNVLGHKRLLQGKLRPSVPRNAPTTFNIGLWRQFMFHDGRIAQLEVGITTPDVAYLQPDPLAGGNLVHAQARFPVTSNHEMRGELFDAGGTSQSCRERLAERLGAYGVSGEARLPAAETDYWLDAFRQAYQQPHAPATELITEQTIAAALGEYQRSQVFVNNPWKHYVQGDVAAISEPAKRGALLFFREREAGGYACASCHKGDFFTDEQFRNVLMPQIGPGKGSNTVTAVQQDYGRWLVTQHPDDKFRFRTPSLLNVAMTGPWGHNGAYTSLEAMVRHMLNPFQAALHYDSGQLKQPNIPTEQVAVNLREMLSGNADMAGQAYQEEDVQYLVDFLHTLTDPCVTSADCLQRWIPSGGNSPESVLQARF
- a CDS encoding helix-turn-helix domain-containing protein, yielding MTNTSSRAGLDASLSETVARTLQDYLDTLGDHEASNIYRLVLDEVERPMLEIMMRYTHNNQSKAAQCMGINRATLRTKLKRHNLL
- a CDS encoding nucleotidyl transferase AbiEii/AbiGii toxin family protein, whose translation is MFELDHHRKILTILNALDSDFFRAINACFGGGTLLALLYGEYRWSKDIDFICPVGEGYRKLRSDLADRGYDALFKDTSSINLPREFKADQYGVRFAVQVQATLIKFEIVAEGRIKLETPAHYDWCSVPCLSFADSCTEKLLSNADRWPDTAVKSRDLIDLAMLRLQATIPLAAIEKAEDAYPVILPLIKALTHFQGSANYRRECFAALQVKNQGKIMDGIDLLAADQGMARTERTITESL